In Massilistercora timonensis, the following are encoded in one genomic region:
- a CDS encoding TetR family transcriptional regulator, producing MPKGSEALTNARREEIIEGCARLYETVSFKEITMKEISSAISLTRASIYNYFQTKEEIFLALLQREYERWTARLKKAREDHEKMSKDEFARELAHSLEERQQLLKLLSMNLYDLEENCRFERLVEFKVVYGRALAEVGNCLEQFFPEMTEEERQDFLYLFFPFLFGVYPYTVVTDKQRRAMDEAGLLYREQTIYEIVYGETKKLLGV from the coding sequence GTGCCGAAAGGATCGGAAGCATTGACCAACGCCCGCAGGGAGGAGATCATAGAAGGCTGCGCCAGGCTGTATGAGACCGTAAGCTTTAAGGAGATCACCATGAAGGAGATCAGTTCGGCCATCTCCCTTACCCGGGCTTCCATCTACAATTATTTTCAGACCAAGGAAGAGATTTTTCTGGCCCTTCTGCAGCGGGAATATGAGCGGTGGACCGCCCGGCTGAAAAAAGCAAGGGAAGACCATGAGAAGATGAGCAAAGATGAGTTCGCCAGGGAACTGGCCCACTCTCTGGAGGAGCGGCAGCAGCTTCTGAAGCTCCTCTCCATGAACCTCTACGACCTGGAGGAAAACTGCCGGTTTGAGCGGCTGGTGGAGTTCAAGGTGGTCTATGGCAGGGCGCTTGCGGAAGTGGGGAATTGCCTGGAACAGTTTTTCCCGGAGATGACAGAAGAGGAGCGGCAGGATTTTCTCTATCTGTTCTTCCCCTTCCTGTTTGGCGTCTATCCTTATACGGTGGTGACGGACAAGCAGCGCCGGGCCATGGATGAAGCGGGGCTTTTGTATCGGGAGCAGACGATATATGAGATCGTCTATGGAGAGACGAAGAAACTGTTGGGCGTGTAA
- a CDS encoding isoprenyl transferase, translating into MNMPRHVAIILDGNGRWAKAKGMPRNYGHAQGSKNVERICEEAWRMGIKYLTVYAFSTENWNRPKDEVDALMKLLRNYMKTCLKTAAKNDMKIRVIGDITRLDEDIRSRIEELEESTKDNGGLNFQIAINYGSRDEITRAVRRIAADCRDGRLAAEEIDEQVIDRYLDTHDIPDPDLLIRTSGEQRLSNYLLWQLAYTEFYFTDVPWPDFTKEELLKAVEQYNARDRRYGGVKEEE; encoded by the coding sequence ATGAATATGCCGCGGCATGTCGCGATTATTTTGGATGGGAACGGCCGGTGGGCGAAGGCAAAGGGAATGCCCCGCAATTACGGCCATGCCCAGGGGAGCAAGAACGTGGAGCGGATCTGTGAGGAAGCCTGGCGGATGGGGATCAAGTACCTGACGGTGTACGCCTTCTCCACGGAGAACTGGAACCGTCCCAAAGACGAGGTGGATGCGCTGATGAAGCTTCTGCGCAATTATATGAAGACCTGTCTTAAGACGGCGGCGAAGAACGATATGAAGATCCGCGTGATCGGAGATATCACCCGGTTGGACGAGGATATCCGCAGCCGGATCGAGGAGCTGGAGGAATCCACTAAGGACAACGGGGGGCTGAATTTCCAGATCGCCATCAATTACGGGAGCCGGGATGAGATCACCCGGGCGGTGCGTCGGATCGCCGCGGACTGCAGGGACGGGCGTCTTGCGGCAGAGGAGATCGACGAGCAGGTGATCGACCGGTACCTGGACACCCACGATATCCCGGACCCGGACCTTCTGATCCGGACCAGCGGGGAACAGCGGCTGTCCAACTATCTTCTGTGGCAGCTGGCCTATACAGAATTCTATTTTACCGATGTGCCCTGGCCGGATTTTACCAAGGAAGAACTTCTGAAGGCAGTGGAACAGTACAACGCCAGAGACCGGAGATACGGCGGGGTAAAGGAGGAAGAGTAA
- the pyrH gene encoding UMP kinase: protein MKRVLLKLSGEALAGDKKTGFDEETCLGVARQVKKLTEEGIQVAIVTGGGNFWRGRTSETIDRVKADQIGMLATVMNCIYVSDIFRYAGMKTEVFTPFVCGAFTTLFSKDAAVEALEAGKVIFFAGGTGHPYFSTDTGAVLRAIEIEADAMLLAKAIDGIYDSDPKVNPQAKKYDEISIQEIIDKKLMAVDLTASIMCLENKMPMLVFGLNEENSIVNTMSGTFTGTKVTVSE, encoded by the coding sequence ATGAAAAGGGTATTATTGAAACTCAGCGGAGAAGCGCTTGCCGGCGACAAGAAGACAGGTTTTGACGAGGAGACCTGTCTGGGCGTGGCAAGACAGGTAAAGAAGCTTACAGAGGAAGGGATCCAGGTAGCCATCGTGACCGGAGGGGGCAACTTCTGGCGGGGCAGGACCAGCGAGACCATTGACCGGGTGAAGGCGGATCAGATTGGAATGCTGGCCACGGTGATGAACTGTATCTACGTGTCAGACATCTTCCGCTATGCGGGGATGAAGACGGAGGTGTTCACTCCCTTTGTGTGCGGAGCCTTTACCACGCTGTTTTCCAAGGATGCGGCGGTAGAAGCCCTGGAGGCGGGGAAGGTGATCTTCTTCGCGGGAGGAACCGGACATCCTTATTTCTCTACCGATACAGGAGCGGTGCTGCGGGCCATTGAGATCGAGGCGGACGCAATGCTGCTTGCCAAGGCCATCGACGGGATCTATGACAGCGATCCCAAGGTGAACCCCCAGGCGAAGAAGTATGATGAGATCTCTATCCAGGAGATCATCGACAAGAAGCTGATGGCAGTGGATCTGACGGCTTCCATCATGTGCCTGGAGAACAAGATGCCTATGCTGGTCTTCGGGCTGAACGAGGAGAACAGTATCGTCAATACTATGTCAGGGACATTCACAGGAACGAAAGTGACTGTATCAGAATAA
- the rseP gene encoding RIP metalloprotease RseP, with product MGIILAILLFSFIIFFHELGHFVLAKKNGVDVEEFAIGMGPAIFSREYHGTWYSIRIFPIGGFCAMGEDDEATDSPGNFNNKSVWARMSVIAAGPVFNFILAFVFSVILVWMTGYDAPVVGSVDSGSPAAEAGIQEGDTILRMGNKKINIFREISFYNQYHQGEETTITFLHDGEEKTATLDPELDEELGYYRFGFNSSPAREATPLTALQYGVYEVKFWICTTIDSLKMLVTGQVGVDQLSGPVGIVDVVDDSYQQAKVYGGFAVTAQLLYLAVLLSANLGVMNLLPLPALDGGRLVFLLVEAVRRKRVPPEKEGYVHLAGIVLLMALMVFVMYNDIQRVFF from the coding sequence TTGGGTATTATTTTGGCAATACTGCTTTTTAGTTTTATCATTTTCTTCCATGAGCTGGGACATTTTGTGCTGGCGAAGAAGAACGGGGTTGATGTGGAGGAATTTGCCATCGGCATGGGGCCGGCCATTTTCTCCAGAGAATACCATGGTACCTGGTATTCCATCCGGATCTTCCCCATCGGCGGGTTCTGCGCCATGGGGGAGGACGATGAAGCCACAGACTCTCCCGGCAACTTCAATAATAAGTCGGTGTGGGCCCGGATGTCTGTCATTGCGGCAGGTCCGGTGTTCAACTTCATTCTGGCTTTTGTCTTCTCCGTGATCCTGGTGTGGATGACCGGCTACGACGCCCCGGTGGTGGGAAGCGTGGACAGCGGATCCCCGGCGGCAGAAGCCGGGATCCAGGAGGGGGATACCATCTTAAGGATGGGGAACAAGAAGATCAATATCTTCCGGGAGATTTCTTTCTACAATCAGTATCACCAGGGAGAAGAGACTACCATCACCTTCCTCCATGACGGGGAGGAGAAGACGGCCACCCTGGATCCGGAACTGGATGAAGAGCTGGGCTATTACCGCTTTGGCTTTAATTCTTCTCCGGCCCGGGAGGCCACGCCCCTTACCGCGCTCCAGTACGGAGTTTACGAAGTGAAGTTCTGGATCTGCACCACCATCGATTCTCTGAAAATGCTGGTGACGGGGCAGGTCGGCGTGGATCAGCTGTCCGGACCGGTGGGGATCGTAGACGTGGTGGACGACAGCTACCAGCAGGCTAAGGTCTACGGAGGCTTTGCCGTGACTGCCCAGCTTCTTTACCTGGCGGTGCTTCTGTCCGCCAACTTAGGCGTGATGAACCTGCTGCCCCTTCCGGCGCTGGACGGGGGCAGGCTGGTATTTCTCCTGGTGGAGGCGGTGCGCAGAAAGCGGGTGCCCCCGGAGAAGGAAGGGTATGTGCACCTGGCAGGCATCGTGCTTCTGATGGCGCTGATGGTATTTGTCATGTATAACGATATTCAGAGAGTGTTTTTCTGA
- a CDS encoding flavodoxin, with protein sequence MMKRLVTYFSASGVTKRAAEQLAQAVGADLHEIRPAREYSRADLDWTNSKSRSSVEMNDPASRPELAEEKTDLSGYDRVYVGFPIWWAVAPHAVNTFIENNDLTGKEIVVFATSGGSRLEPAVRSLQQQYPGLDIKAGKLLHGKVTGDII encoded by the coding sequence ATGATGAAACGATTGGTAACGTATTTTTCTGCAAGCGGTGTGACAAAGCGGGCGGCAGAGCAGCTTGCCCAGGCGGTGGGAGCGGACCTCCACGAGATCCGGCCGGCCAGGGAGTATTCCCGGGCGGATCTGGACTGGACCAACAGCAAAAGCCGCAGCTCTGTGGAGATGAATGATCCCGCCTCCCGGCCGGAACTGGCAGAGGAGAAGACGGATCTTTCCGGCTACGACAGAGTGTACGTAGGGTTCCCCATCTGGTGGGCTGTGGCGCCTCATGCGGTGAATACCTTTATAGAGAATAACGACCTTACCGGGAAAGAGATTGTGGTCTTCGCCACCTCCGGGGGCAGCCGTCTGGAGCCGGCAGTGCGAAGCCTGCAGCAGCAGTATCCAGGGCTTGACATCAAGGCCGGAAAGCTCCTTCACGGGAAGGTAACAGGAGACATCATCTAA
- a CDS encoding CheR family methyltransferase, translated as MSEENRMEYTPETEQQSPLVVGIGASAGGLEALQQFFQHMPGNSGMSFVVIQHLSPDYKSLMADILGKHTEMMVIQAENEMEVQENTVYLIPPKKNLILRQGKLMLVDYVQGTLNHPIDIFFASLAVEKKEKAIAVVLSGTGSDGTSGIKAVKENGGLVIIQRPETAKFDGMPRSAINTGLADFVLSPEEIVDEILNFSNYPTLLQPQEQEEFFTDEETFPRIYAILKKASGIDFTNYKRTTVLRRIERRMVVTHSQNLQGYVNLLEHQIEEADILVKEILIGVTNFFRDPEYFEKLKSTVIYEIVERAEEKEPIRVWSAGCSTGEEAYSLAILFREVLEELNVHRDIKIFATDVDTKAIEQAGKGIYTESILDDVSSERLARFFTKKNDQYMISKEIRRMIIFAPHNMLSDPPFGKLDLISCRNVMIYFQPVLQRSLFGIFHSALKNGGYLFLGKSETAGEYVNVFTPVCNLEKIYVHKGEGKVDEFLPPAFHIPNVQTVLPRTASAADREAVDYTLENTYVHFLEQFLPATVVVNEGNQVIHFFGDYQEYLAIAPGKATFNFFSMVNKDISLVASTALNRCRSEHVAVTYTGITVDCVSGRRTIDLTVSPISGRDREDTGLIAVLFNENREIELQGVTEKYDVDTTAARRIADLEQELHESQNDLKSTIGELETVNEELQAANEELLTANEELQSSNEELQSVNEELYTVNTEYQQKLDELTMLTNDLSNFLSSTMIGILFVDSNLNIRKFTEYVGREFQLMEHDVGRSFQIFAHSFPEEDIIKDAKDVLKNLVPIDREVTAMNGRYYTLRIAPYRTTENSIRGLVITIIDSLGVGSEAK; from the coding sequence ATGTCGGAAGAAAACAGGATGGAATATACCCCGGAGACAGAACAGCAATCCCCGCTTGTGGTGGGGATCGGCGCTTCTGCCGGAGGGCTGGAGGCGCTTCAGCAGTTTTTCCAGCATATGCCGGGAAACAGCGGGATGAGTTTCGTTGTGATCCAGCATTTGTCTCCGGATTATAAGAGCCTGATGGCGGATATCCTGGGGAAACATACGGAAATGATGGTGATCCAGGCAGAAAACGAGATGGAAGTCCAGGAAAATACGGTATATCTGATCCCGCCCAAGAAAAATCTGATCCTGCGGCAGGGAAAGCTGATGCTGGTAGATTATGTCCAGGGGACCCTGAATCACCCCATCGATATATTTTTCGCGTCGCTGGCCGTGGAGAAGAAGGAGAAAGCCATCGCAGTGGTGCTGTCAGGAACGGGTTCAGACGGGACCAGCGGGATCAAGGCGGTGAAGGAAAACGGCGGGCTGGTTATCATTCAGCGCCCGGAGACGGCGAAGTTCGACGGGATGCCAAGAAGCGCCATCAATACCGGGCTTGCGGACTTTGTCCTCTCTCCGGAAGAGATCGTAGATGAGATCCTGAACTTCTCCAATTATCCTACGTTGCTTCAGCCTCAGGAGCAGGAAGAGTTTTTCACAGATGAGGAAACATTTCCCAGGATCTACGCCATCCTGAAGAAGGCAAGCGGGATTGACTTCACCAATTATAAGCGGACTACGGTGCTGCGGCGGATCGAACGCCGGATGGTGGTCACCCACAGCCAGAATCTCCAGGGTTATGTGAATCTTCTGGAACATCAGATCGAAGAGGCAGATATCCTGGTGAAGGAAATCCTGATCGGAGTGACGAATTTCTTCCGGGATCCGGAATATTTTGAGAAATTAAAATCCACAGTGATCTATGAAATCGTAGAGCGGGCAGAAGAAAAAGAGCCTATCCGTGTCTGGAGCGCGGGCTGTTCCACAGGGGAGGAGGCATATTCTCTGGCGATCCTGTTCCGGGAGGTACTGGAGGAGCTGAATGTACACCGGGATATCAAGATCTTTGCCACAGATGTGGATACCAAGGCCATTGAACAGGCAGGAAAGGGCATCTATACAGAGAGTATCCTGGATGATGTTTCCAGCGAGCGTCTGGCCCGGTTTTTTACCAAGAAAAACGATCAGTATATGATCTCCAAGGAGATCCGCCGGATGATCATCTTTGCTCCCCATAATATGCTTTCAGATCCGCCGTTTGGCAAGCTGGATCTGATCAGCTGCCGGAATGTGATGATCTATTTCCAGCCGGTACTGCAAAGATCGTTGTTTGGGATTTTCCATTCCGCACTGAAGAACGGAGGCTATCTGTTCCTTGGCAAGAGCGAGACGGCAGGCGAATATGTGAATGTGTTCACGCCAGTCTGCAATTTGGAGAAAATCTATGTTCACAAAGGAGAAGGAAAGGTGGATGAGTTTTTACCGCCTGCTTTCCACATTCCCAACGTACAGACAGTCCTGCCCAGGACTGCCAGCGCGGCGGACCGGGAAGCAGTAGATTATACACTGGAGAATACATATGTGCATTTCCTGGAGCAGTTCCTCCCGGCGACGGTTGTGGTCAACGAGGGGAACCAGGTGATCCATTTCTTTGGAGATTATCAGGAGTATCTGGCTATCGCGCCGGGGAAAGCGACCTTTAATTTCTTCAGTATGGTCAATAAGGATATCAGTCTTGTGGCATCCACTGCGCTGAACCGGTGCAGGTCTGAGCATGTTGCAGTTACTTACACCGGCATTACGGTAGATTGTGTCTCCGGCCGCAGGACCATTGATCTGACAGTCAGCCCGATTTCCGGAAGGGACAGGGAGGACACCGGGCTGATCGCGGTACTGTTTAACGAGAATCGTGAGATCGAGCTGCAGGGAGTGACTGAGAAATATGACGTGGATACTACGGCGGCCAGAAGGATCGCAGATCTGGAGCAGGAGCTTCATGAGTCACAGAACGACCTGAAATCCACCATCGGAGAACTGGAGACGGTCAATGAAGAGCTGCAGGCAGCTAACGAGGAACTGCTGACAGCAAATGAGGAGCTTCAGAGTTCCAATGAGGAGCTGCAGTCGGTAAACGAAGAATTATACACAGTGAATACAGAGTATCAGCAGAAGCTGGATGAACTGACGATGCTGACTAACGATTTGTCCAACTTCCTGTCCTCCACGATGATCGGGATCCTGTTTGTGGACAGCAATCTGAATATCCGGAAATTTACTGAATATGTGGGGAGAGAGTTCCAGTTGATGGAGCATGATGTGGGACGTTCCTTCCAGATCTTTGCCCACAGCTTCCCGGAGGAAGACATCATCAAAGACGCGAAAGACGTACTGAAGAACCTGGTACCTATTGACCGGGAGGTGACAGCCATGAATGGGCGCTACTATACCTTGCGTATTGCGCCTTACCGGACCACGGAAAACAGCATCCGGGGGCTGGTTATCACCATCATCGACAGTCTGGGTGTGGGATCCGAAGCAAAATAG
- a CDS encoding ABC transporter ATP-binding protein: MLKAKQLSYTYEGSDVPALNGLSLEIRRGRKVACMGANGSGKSTFFLCCNGIRKPDSGQLYFEGHPLDYSKKGLLSLRSKVGVVFQDPDNQLFSANVLQEISFGPLNLGLTQQETRRRAEQVMERLGIASFAHRPVHALSGGQKKLVAIADILVMEPSLILLDEPAAALDPIHTRIVREIIDEISASGITVVTATHDVDYAWSWADDVLLFHEGQLLAFGSPKDVFTQKKLLETASLETPCVLKIFQALQKGGFLPESLPCPRTINELESLLSSQRPMNKSQP; the protein is encoded by the coding sequence TTGTTAAAAGCAAAACAGCTCAGCTATACCTACGAAGGCAGCGATGTCCCCGCCCTTAACGGACTGAGCCTGGAGATCCGAAGAGGGCGGAAGGTTGCGTGCATGGGGGCTAACGGCTCCGGGAAATCCACCTTCTTCCTGTGCTGCAACGGCATCCGAAAACCCGACTCCGGCCAGTTGTATTTTGAAGGCCATCCCTTAGACTACTCCAAAAAGGGGCTGCTTTCCCTCAGAAGCAAAGTAGGCGTGGTATTCCAGGACCCGGACAACCAGCTTTTCTCCGCAAATGTCCTCCAGGAGATCTCCTTTGGCCCTCTGAATCTTGGCCTTACCCAGCAGGAAACAAGACGGCGGGCAGAGCAAGTGATGGAACGCCTTGGCATCGCCTCCTTTGCCCACCGTCCGGTACACGCCTTAAGCGGAGGGCAGAAGAAACTGGTGGCCATTGCGGATATTCTGGTGATGGAGCCTTCCCTGATCCTGCTGGATGAACCGGCGGCGGCTCTAGATCCTATCCACACCCGGATCGTTCGGGAGATCATCGATGAGATCTCCGCAAGCGGCATCACCGTAGTCACAGCCACCCACGATGTGGATTACGCCTGGAGCTGGGCGGATGACGTGCTTCTCTTTCATGAAGGACAGCTCTTGGCTTTCGGCTCCCCAAAGGACGTCTTTACTCAGAAGAAACTGCTTGAGACCGCCAGCCTGGAGACTCCTTGCGTACTTAAGATCTTTCAGGCGCTGCAAAAAGGAGGGTTCCTGCCGGAATCCCTCCCTTGCCCCAGGACAATAAACGAACTGGAAAGTCTTTTGTCTTCGCAGCGTCCCATGAATAAATCGCAGCCATAA
- the dxr gene encoding 1-deoxy-D-xylulose-5-phosphate reductoisomerase, translating to MKKIAILGSTGSIGTQTLEVVRENQDIEVCALAAGSNIARLEQQIREFRPRLAAVWSEEKARELRIRTADLPVEIVSGMEGLIQVAVLEETEILATAIVGMIGLRPTIAAIKAGKDIALANKETMVTAGHIIMPLAKEHKVSILPVDSEHSAIFQSLQGNEGNKIQKILLTASGGPFRGKKQEDLLNVTVEDALRHPNWSMGRKITIDSSTLVNKGLEVIEAKWLFGVDVDQIQVVIQPQSVIHSMVEYEDGAVMAQLGTPDMKLPIQYALYYPDRRYLPGERLDFWTLSHLDFGKPDLDTFYCLALAYEAGRAGGTLPTVFNAANELAVKKFLLKEIKYLEIMEIIEDCMRAHKNRPNPSLEEILEAEAATYERIESRR from the coding sequence ATGAAGAAAATAGCCATATTGGGTTCCACTGGTTCCATCGGGACCCAGACCCTGGAAGTAGTCCGGGAGAATCAGGATATTGAGGTGTGCGCGCTGGCGGCAGGGAGCAACATTGCCCGGCTGGAACAGCAGATCCGGGAGTTCCGTCCCCGGCTGGCGGCAGTCTGGAGCGAGGAGAAGGCGAGGGAACTCAGGATCCGCACGGCGGATCTTCCTGTGGAGATTGTCTCCGGCATGGAAGGGCTGATCCAGGTGGCCGTGCTGGAAGAGACGGAGATCCTGGCGACTGCCATCGTGGGGATGATCGGACTTCGCCCCACTATCGCGGCCATCAAGGCAGGGAAGGACATTGCCCTTGCCAACAAGGAGACTATGGTGACCGCCGGCCACATCATCATGCCGCTGGCAAAGGAGCACAAGGTGTCCATCCTTCCGGTGGACAGCGAACACAGCGCCATCTTCCAGTCCCTTCAGGGAAATGAGGGAAATAAGATCCAGAAGATCCTTCTCACTGCTTCCGGCGGTCCCTTCCGGGGAAAGAAGCAGGAAGATCTCTTAAATGTGACGGTGGAGGATGCCCTGCGCCATCCCAACTGGTCTATGGGGCGCAAGATCACCATTGATTCTTCCACGCTGGTGAATAAGGGGTTGGAAGTGATCGAGGCCAAATGGCTTTTCGGAGTGGACGTGGACCAGATCCAGGTGGTGATCCAGCCTCAGAGCGTGATCCATTCCATGGTAGAGTATGAGGATGGAGCAGTGATGGCTCAGCTGGGGACGCCGGACATGAAGCTGCCCATCCAGTATGCCCTGTATTATCCGGATAGACGGTATCTTCCGGGAGAGCGGCTGGATTTCTGGACTCTTTCCCATCTGGATTTTGGGAAACCGGATCTGGATACCTTCTACTGCCTGGCTCTGGCCTATGAGGCGGGAAGAGCGGGAGGCACCCTGCCAACCGTATTCAACGCGGCCAATGAGCTGGCGGTGAAGAAGTTCCTTTTGAAGGAGATCAAGTATCTGGAGATCATGGAGATCATTGAGGACTGTATGCGGGCCCACAAGAACCGGCCCAACCCCAGTCTGGAGGAGATCCTGGAAGCGGAAGCGGCTACTTATGAGCGGATCGAAAGCAGGAGGTAG
- a CDS encoding phosphatidate cytidylyltransferase: protein MFKTRLLSGIVLVIILIATVGLGGNVLFALLLAVSLIGMTELYQVVGARETLLGVAGYLAAAFYYRFLYVGETEYLMLLTILFLVALMAVYVFSFPRYRAEQVMTVFFGLFYVAVMLSYIYQTRMLPEEGGVIVWLIFLSSWGCDTCAYCVGMLIGKHKMAPKLSPKKSIEGGVGGVAGAALLGALFALAMNQWGGVQVNPAHYALICGAGGVISQIGDLAASAIKRNHDIKDYGKLIPGHGGILDRFDSVIFTAPVIYYLAAALGGAL, encoded by the coding sequence ATGTTTAAGACAAGGCTTTTGAGCGGGATCGTGCTGGTGATCATCCTGATCGCTACCGTGGGGCTTGGGGGGAACGTCCTTTTTGCCCTGCTTCTGGCAGTGAGCCTGATCGGCATGACGGAGCTCTATCAGGTGGTAGGGGCAAGAGAGACGCTGCTGGGCGTCGCAGGTTATCTTGCGGCGGCGTTCTATTATCGCTTCCTGTACGTAGGGGAGACGGAGTATCTGATGCTCCTGACCATCCTGTTCCTGGTGGCTCTGATGGCGGTCTATGTGTTCTCTTTCCCCAGATACCGGGCGGAGCAGGTGATGACCGTATTCTTCGGCCTGTTCTACGTGGCGGTGATGCTGTCCTATATCTATCAGACCCGGATGCTGCCGGAAGAGGGTGGCGTGATCGTCTGGCTCATCTTCTTAAGCTCCTGGGGGTGCGATACCTGCGCTTACTGTGTGGGAATGCTGATCGGGAAGCATAAGATGGCGCCAAAGCTGAGCCCTAAGAAATCCATTGAAGGAGGCGTGGGCGGCGTGGCAGGAGCGGCGCTTCTGGGAGCTCTGTTCGCATTGGCCATGAACCAGTGGGGCGGCGTCCAGGTAAATCCGGCTCATTACGCGTTGATCTGCGGAGCCGGAGGCGTGATCTCCCAGATCGGGGATCTGGCGGCTTCCGCCATCAAGCGGAACCACGACATCAAGGATTATGGGAAGCTGATCCCCGGCCACGGCGGGATCCTGGACCGGTTTGACAGTGTGATCTTCACTGCGCCGGTGATCTATTACCTGGCGGCGGCCTTAGGCGGAGCGCTTTAG
- the frr gene encoding ribosome recycling factor: MHEKLKIYEEKMTKTLANLDGELAAIRAGRANPNVLNKIVVDYYGTPTPIQQVANVSVPEARMIQIQPWEKSMLKVIEKAIQVSDLGINPTNDGTTVRLVFPELTEERRKELVKDVKKKGEAAKVAVRNIRRDGNDMLKKLKGSEISEDEIKDMEDELQKTTDRFIKEVDKAVEVKSKEVMTV; this comes from the coding sequence ATGCATGAGAAGCTGAAGATCTATGAGGAGAAGATGACCAAGACGCTGGCCAATCTGGACGGAGAACTGGCTGCGATCCGCGCGGGAAGAGCCAACCCCAACGTGCTGAACAAGATCGTGGTGGACTATTACGGAACACCTACGCCTATCCAGCAGGTAGCCAACGTATCTGTTCCGGAGGCCCGGATGATCCAGATCCAGCCCTGGGAGAAGAGCATGCTGAAGGTGATCGAGAAGGCGATCCAGGTTTCCGATCTGGGGATCAATCCCACCAACGACGGAACCACCGTGCGCCTGGTATTTCCGGAGCTTACTGAGGAGCGAAGGAAGGAGCTTGTCAAGGATGTAAAGAAGAAGGGCGAGGCTGCCAAGGTGGCGGTGCGCAACATCCGCCGGGACGGCAACGATATGCTTAAGAAGCTGAAAGGTTCCGAGATCTCTGAGGACGAGATCAAGGACATGGAGGACGAGCTTCAGAAGACCACTGACCGGTTCATCAAAGAGGTGGACAAGGCTGTGGAAGTGAAGTCCAAAGAGGTTATGACGGTATAA
- a CDS encoding M81 family metallopeptidase has translation MARDYFFGEEIFKVFQGVRNELGGILDYFCPIENCRLVPVMAFNAQPGGIVTREVFQSARDALLEAIEKQERVDGILLALHGAMVAEGYPDGEGALLETLRDKVGTEVPIIASLDLHCNLTKKMVKYADAFFPYDYYPHTDTYEAGIRAAKCMWDTLEGRIHPVMAYGLWIFCSPICLPPNHVWQSTWRKHRRSAVNLRMRFGRIERICGETFGPLTRPLTMRRKKEKLR, from the coding sequence ATGGCAAGAGACTATTTCTTTGGAGAAGAAATCTTTAAAGTTTTTCAAGGAGTTCGAAACGAATTAGGGGGAATTCTTGACTATTTTTGTCCGATAGAGAATTGTCGGCTGGTCCCGGTGATGGCATTTAATGCGCAGCCAGGAGGAATTGTAACGCGGGAAGTATTTCAGAGCGCCCGGGACGCGCTTCTGGAAGCGATTGAGAAGCAGGAGCGTGTGGATGGTATTTTGCTGGCTCTCCATGGCGCTATGGTGGCAGAAGGATACCCGGATGGAGAAGGAGCGCTGCTGGAGACGCTTAGAGACAAAGTGGGAACGGAGGTTCCGATCATTGCCTCCCTGGACCTTCATTGCAACCTGACCAAAAAGATGGTGAAGTATGCGGACGCGTTTTTCCCATATGATTACTATCCCCATACAGACACCTATGAAGCCGGTATTCGGGCGGCCAAATGTATGTGGGACACATTGGAAGGACGGATTCATCCGGTCATGGCGTATGGCCTTTGGATTTTCTGCTCTCCTATATGCCTACCGCCGAACCATGTATGGCAAAGTACGTGGCGAAAGCACAGAAGATCAGCAGTGAACTTGCGAATGAGATTTGGAAGGATAGAGAGAATCTGCGGCGAAACTTTTGGACCATTGACGAGGCCATTGACGATGCGAAGGAAAAAGGAGAAGCTCCGGTAG